The genomic stretch TGCCTTCTATATCCAGCTGATGCAGTTTTTTTATTTTTAACATCGGGGAAAATCCAGTGTATAGCAGAAAAAAATCCAGCATCTGAACTTATGATGTTTATGCGCATGGCATAAGCAAAGATCCAGATGAGGTTGTATGTTCGATTTTTTGTGCACTCAATTTGCACAATAAAACAGGCTCATTTACCAGCCTGTTTTTTTATCAAAAAAATTTCTAAACTTACAGTTGGTTTGTTACTTCTCTATGAAACACTGTCTTGCCACGACCCTTAGCCTTATGCTTTCCCCTAGTGGTATGCCTCTCGTGTTGCAATCTATTCCATCAAAAACAAGGATAGCTTATGAAAAAACTTCGAACCCTTCTTATCCGTTTTGAACAAGAATTACCTGCCTGGAAAACACCTGCCTTTCGGGGTGCTGTCATAGAAAAAGTAGGAAGAGACGGTATCCTGTTTCATCAGCATGCAGGGGATCAGGAATATGTGTACAGGTATCCTTTGATTCAGTACAAATCCATTCAGCACAAGCCGGCCATCCTTTGTTTGGGTGATGGGGTAGATGAAATTCATAAATTATTCGAAAAGAAATCCTGGGTTATTTATGTCAATGATGAAAAATACGAGCTCGTAGTAGAAAAGCTGAATCTGGGCAATATCACCATAAATGTCTGGAACAACAGCTATACATACACTTTAAGCAGATGGTTGGCCCTGAATGAAAAGAATTATGAAGTATACAAAACTATGCAATCGGAGCTCGATCAGCTGGCTATGCTGGAAAAAATTTTGGTAGGCAATATCCTTTCTTTTGCCAAAGGCATTGACTGGCATGTGGATCGGGAAATCAAGGTTAGGATCCACGAATTGAAAGGTGTTAAAAAGCTGACTTATAAAGATGCACAGCTGATGGGATTTAATTTGGTTTTTTCCACCAACGTGTATCTGCCGGAATATATTGGTTTGGGCAAAGGTGTCAGCCATGGCTTTGGAGTAGTAAGAAAAATTCGTGAAAAGAAATCTTAGATTCTATGCCAAACAACGCTATACATATGAATCCCCTGATTTATGCCTTAGCTGGATTATTGCATGATATTGGCAAATTCGGA from Thermoflavifilum aggregans encodes the following:
- a CDS encoding CRISPR-associated endonuclease Cas6, with the translated sequence MKKLRTLLIRFEQELPAWKTPAFRGAVIEKVGRDGILFHQHAGDQEYVYRYPLIQYKSIQHKPAILCLGDGVDEIHKLFEKKSWVIYVNDEKYELVVEKLNLGNITINVWNNSYTYTLSRWLALNEKNYEVYKTMQSELDQLAMLEKILVGNILSFAKGIDWHVDREIKVRIHELKGVKKLTYKDAQLMGFNLVFSTNVYLPEYIGLGKGVSHGFGVVRKIREKKS